The following proteins are encoded in a genomic region of Nitratireductor sp. GISD-1A_MAKvit:
- the mtnA gene encoding S-methyl-5-thioribose-1-phosphate isomerase, translating to MKVGDKHYRTIWVNEDGWSVDLIDQRWLPHELRIENVKTVEGIATAIRDMWVRGAPLIGVTAAYGVAMRMREDASDAALDAVWEQLHETRPTAINLRWALDEMRGLLRDIPEADRAEAAYRRAAEIADEDVELNRGIGRNGLEIIRQIAARKKPGEPVNILTHCNAGWLATVDFGTATSPIYHAVEEGIAVHVYVDETRPRNQGAQLTAWEMAGHGVPHTLVVDNAGGHLMQHGMVDMVIVGTDRTTADGDVCNKIGTYLKALAAKDNNVPFYVALPSPTIDWTVHDGVKEIPIEERSGDEVSLVWGKDKDGKVRQVRISPEASPAGNPAFDVTPARLVTGLITERGIADASPEGLAKLFPDRAKSNAA from the coding sequence ATGAAGGTTGGAGACAAGCACTACCGCACCATCTGGGTGAACGAGGATGGCTGGTCTGTCGACCTTATCGACCAGCGCTGGTTGCCGCACGAGCTGCGCATCGAAAACGTGAAGACAGTCGAGGGGATCGCCACTGCCATCCGCGACATGTGGGTGCGCGGCGCGCCGCTGATCGGCGTCACCGCCGCCTATGGCGTTGCCATGCGCATGCGCGAGGATGCATCCGATGCCGCACTCGATGCGGTGTGGGAACAGCTCCACGAGACGCGCCCCACCGCGATCAATCTGCGCTGGGCGCTGGATGAAATGCGCGGCCTCCTGCGCGACATCCCCGAGGCCGACCGTGCCGAGGCGGCCTACAGGCGCGCCGCCGAGATCGCTGATGAAGATGTGGAATTGAACCGCGGCATCGGTCGGAACGGTCTCGAAATCATTCGCCAGATCGCCGCCCGCAAGAAGCCCGGCGAGCCGGTCAACATTCTCACCCACTGCAATGCTGGCTGGCTTGCCACCGTCGATTTCGGCACCGCCACCTCGCCCATCTACCACGCGGTGGAAGAAGGCATTGCCGTCCATGTCTATGTGGACGAAACCCGTCCGCGCAATCAGGGCGCGCAGCTCACCGCCTGGGAGATGGCCGGTCATGGCGTGCCGCACACGCTGGTGGTCGACAATGCCGGCGGGCATCTGATGCAGCATGGCATGGTCGACATGGTGATCGTCGGCACCGACCGCACCACCGCCGATGGCGATGTCTGCAACAAGATCGGCACCTATCTGAAGGCGCTGGCGGCGAAGGACAACAACGTCCCCTTCTACGTCGCGCTGCCCTCACCCACCATCGACTGGACGGTGCATGACGGCGTGAAGGAAATTCCCATCGAGGAACGTTCGGGCGACGAGGTTTCGCTCGTCTGGGGCAAGGACAAAGATGGCAAGGTGCGGCAGGTGCGGATTTCGCCCGAGGCGTCACCCGCCGGAAACCCCGCCTTCGACGTGACGCCGGCCCGTCTGGTCACCGGTCTCATCACCGAGCGCGGCATCGCCGATGCGTCACCCGAAGGGCTTGCCAAACTCTTCCCCGACCGGGCGAAATCGAACGCTGCGTGA